The genomic segment TGTTGAAAAGCCTCTAAATCCTTTTTGGCTTCCCACAATTTCGTGAGGCGTTCATGGCTCTGATATTCCATCCAGTTGGCTTCAGTTGCCACGACTTTGGCATGAAGGGCTCTTTCGGTTTTGGTTTCAAAACGAATGACGCCTTGATCCAAAGGTGCGTTGCAGAAATAATCCCAATTGGGCTCGATCATCTTGTCAGATGTTCAAGATCTCTTGGTAGTCTAGTAATGATTTTTGGCGAGCAAATCGGATTTTACAATATCAAGTAAGCGGACTTATTTGAGCCAGTTAAATATGTGGCTATAAAATGATAACCGCTGCTGAATTAACTTTACAGCGTTTTTGTTCTAATTGACACTGCTCGTTCATCGGTCTGATTTAAATTTTATAAGCTGATTAAACCTTTTTGGCTTTCCATTTCGTGTATGGATTTTCGAATTATCGCTGTCGTTTTCCCAATACTTCTGGCACTCTCCTGGGCTGGTTACAATATCGGTCGTGCAGCATTGGGACAGATTCAGCTAGCCCTGCTTGATTTCAAGAAAAACACGAGTGACAGATGAAAGTTTCCTTCAGGTCTATGTTTTTTTTAATCATCTATATCATGATTTGCGCAGGAGTTTTAGTGCTTTCGTCGCGACAGTCAATTCCTCAGCCGACGGGATTGTTGGTTGTCGCCATGGTGGTCACGCCATTGATCGTTTCGATCTGTGGCGGATTACCGACTGATTGTCTTCGTAAAGCTGATTGATTCAACGGAATAATTGTTTTGGCAGGTGAAGTTGATCCTCTGTTTTGATTCAACCAAGGTTAGGTTTGTTCCCCCGTAAGGGAATGCTTTTCAATGTCTGAACCAAAAGTTGTCGCGCATCAGAATGGCCTTCATGCGTGGCCCGGGATTTTGCTTTTCCGGCTGTAAAGCTTCGGAAGTTTGTCTCTAAAAACGTGTATTCGAGATTGAAACAGTCTTGTTTCGGCTTCATAATTGCGATAATCCTTTGTTCTGCTAAAAGTAAGGAATTCTCATCATGTGTTGTCGTGCGTTAGGCTCCTGCACTGCGTTGGTTGTTTCAGAAGATCGATCTCCAGGATTTGTTTCTTGCGATGTAGCTACCCCAAAAATAAATCGTGAGAGCCAATGTCAGTAGGAATCCCATCCCTGTCCCCCATTCCAGGGTTTTTTCGACTCCCAGAAAATCGATGCAATGAAAGAATCCTCCACACATGAAAAACATAAAGCCGAGTGCTCTGAATCCTTTGGGAAGGTCATGATTGTTTTCAAGCATTGTCAGGCTTCGGGAGAACAAGGCGAATGGCTGTCAACCAGGCCATGCTGATGACGGCGAGTGCTGGTAGGACTGCAACAAAAGCGCTTGTGGGATCGTCGCTGTTGATGAAAGACTGCAGCAAGGCACTTGTTGCCAGAAAAGCAAAACAAATTGATGTGAATCTTTTTGATGTTATGAGCTTTGCCATCGATCTGGCCGTCAAAATCTGCGGATCAATCATTTGATAGAGCCATTTATTTTCAGTCTGCCGCGATAACAAGATCATGAAGCGCAATTGATCAGGTTTGCGGCGTAAAATGATCCATTTGTATGTCCTTTAAAAGCATTGGCATTGGTTTGATAGCCCTGACGATTCGCGCAGGAAACGCGCTCGTTTCACCCGGAACGATGCCGAGGCTTTTCACAGCTGTCATCAATCACCATCCTGCGACAAGCTGAGGGATCAGCCTTGTTCCTGCCATCTCAACAGCAAAATGCTGAGGCAGTTGCGTTGCCGGCGGGAGTCCCTGGCTTCTTCATCCTGCTTGGCTGCTGAATGAGTTCTTGAGTCTGCGTGGATTCCGCATCGACGCCATCGTCCCTGACGCCAATACCTCCGCCGAAGTTCGAGGGCAGGGGCCATTCTCAACGTCTGGTTCTGGTTGCACTGGGGCTGGTTCTGTGGTCAGACCCAGCAACCAGCCCCGTCTCAGACTTACTTTCTGGAACGAGGCTCGCCATCAGGCACAAAGACGTAGCCGTACCCCCAAACCGTCTGGATGTAGCGAGGGCGCGTCGGATCCGGTTCCACGAGCTTGCGTACCCGCGATATCTGCACGTCCATGCTGCGGCTGTCGGTGTCGCAGCCTGGGCCGCGGGCAAGTTCGATCAGCCGGTCCCGGGAGAGCGGCCGATGGGGGTGTTGCACGAATGAGGCGAGCAGACTGAATTCGCCACTGGTGATCACCACCGGCACGCCATCCTTGAACAACGTGCGTGCCGACAAATCGAGCACGTTCTCTCCGAAGTTCACCTGGCCGCCCTCTGCCACCGGAGTGCCTGCGGGCATGGCGCTGCGACGTCGCAGCACGGCTTCAATACGGGCCGTGAGTTCCCTCGGCAGAAATGGCTTGCCCAGGTAGTCGTCGGCACCTTGTTCAAGGCCGATGATCCGGTCAACGGCCTCGCCCCGAGCCGTCAGCATCACCACCGGAAGGTCATCACCGGCATCCCTCAGTCGCCGGAGGGCTGTGAGTCCATCGTCACCCGGCATCATCAGATCGAGGACAAGCAGATCCGGGCGTTGAATCTCAAGGCGAGCCTCGAGCTGCTTGACGTCACAGAGGCAGCGCACGTCATAACCCTGGTCAAGCAGGTAAGTCCCGACCATCTTTCGGAGTTCCGGGTCATCGTCAACGACCCAGACCATCGATGTTCGGGACATGCTGACGAGTCAGAACGGTGGTCTGCCGATCGTATGCAGTGCCCGCATCGCTGTCGCGGACCAGACGGACCCTGTCACAGCTGCAGGCCGACGGTCATGGTTCAGTCATCGTCAGCCCTTGGCAGCGTCCATAGGCTGTGGCCATGACTGTTCTGAAGCGATCCGGGGTTCGATGGCTGTTCCTCATCCTGGTCTTGTCAGGTCCAGCCCTGGCTGGTCCGAGCGGACAGGTCATGCGTGTGTACAACAACAGGATGGAAGAGATGTTTATCCGACTCGATGTCAATCGAGACGGTCGTCTCGACGCCGGTGAACTGGACGGTCATCGCGCCCTCAAGCGCCGGTTGAAGCGTCAGAAGAACCGCAGCTATCTCGTGATCGATGATTTCGGGCCAACCCCGGACGCTCCCAGTGGCCGCCGTTTGAAACGCCGTTTCCGCAAGGCCGACCAAAACAATGATCAGAAACTGAGTCGCCGTGAAGCCAGCTCGATTCCCTGGCTGGCCCGTCAGTTCAATGGGTTTGACCGAAACGGTGATGGCAGCATCACGCTGCAGGAACTCTGGGACAGCCAGCGCTCCTTGGCTCCTCCTCAGCGTCGACCCTGAGACGGCCGTCCTGTGAGCATCAGGATCAATCGCAGCAACCGCCAGAGTCCGCCCAGCATCAGAACCGTGGCCAGGATCACGAGTGCCGCGATCAGAACAACGGCGGCAAGTCCCAGAAATGCCTCCAGCAGTTGCTGCACCCCCCGGATGAGATCGGCAACCGCTTCGCTCACCAGCAAAACAACGTCGACCTGCTCGGGTAGTCGTTGCAGCCCGATGATGATGCCGCAGCTCCCGGCCAGCATCAGCACCACCGCCGACAGCTGCCGGAACACCACACCCGCTGGGACTCTGCGGCGTCTTTGGAAGACCCGTCGCGGCTTCGGAACGGGATGGTTTGGGCGCCTCATTGAGGTCATGGCACAAACTGGTGGCCAGCGCCACGCATCCAGCGTTCAAATTCGATCAGCACCAGCTCATTTGGGCAGTCGATCAGGGTGAGCTGGCCGACGGTGCAGTCGCCGTAGCCACTGTGATGCAGGGTCAGGTGATACCCGGAGCCGCTGAGTCCACAGACTTCAGGATCGCTGCGGACGACAACATCGAGTGAGGCTCCAATCCTGGCAACCCGTCGTCTTAGATCAGACCAGGTGGCCACCATGAAGCTGAGTTCCGCGTGTGCCCGGAACCTTCATTCTGGTCAACACGTCTGCAGAGTCAACGCCTGGCTGCTGCTCTTCTCCTGGCTGACGCTCGTTCAGTCGTTTTTGCCGTTCGAGTCGCTGCTGCCCGTCGATTCCGATCTGGTTTCGGTTGAGTCTGCAGCTGATTCAACCGCAGGCTGAGGAGTCTCGATGGTCGGCAAGGGGATCACCATGGCAACCAGTGCACTGACGGCCAGGGCAAGACCGCCGAGAAGAGGGGCTCCGAAACGTCGCTGCAGGGGAATCCGCTCGACCAGCTCGTGGCGGGCCAGCGGTTGATCGGCTGGTAGCTGCCAGGCCAGTTGAACCCGTTGATCAAGCCTGAGCCGATCCAGAACACGCACAAGGTCGCTGAGTTCGGCATCGTCGATTCTCAGTTTCAACGGCTCCACGCCATCGCGGCTGCTGCGCAGCTCCAGTTGATGACGGTCTCCTTCCGGAGAGATGACGACGAAGCCCTGATCGGTTTCGAAGCGACGGCCGACGCCGGACAGCTGATGACGGGCGTAGGGCATCACAACCGCCATCAGGGCTTCAAGATGCTCGCGTGTGCCTTCCAGTTCCGGAGCTGCAACGAGCTGAAGCTGCCATCCGGACAGGATGCCGATGCTGTCGTTGCCCTGATCGGCTGACAGATCGGGATAACCCTCAACCACCAGGCGGGCTGCAGTCTGTTCGTATCGGTAGGAGTTCTTCAACATGGTCTCGGGTTCAGGGTGTCGGATCCAGCAGGGTTGCCCGTAGACGATCGATCCCCCCAGGCCCAGCGACCAGGGCCAGGGTGTTGACCATCTGCCGCTGGAGAGCCCCGCTCTGCAGTGGATCCAGCAAGCGAACCACAGCCCCTCGGCGAGGGTTCATCCGTTCCTCGATCAGATCCCTCAGACGTTCATCCAGCAGGGCCCAACGCTGTTGTGTGAGCTGTTCCGGTTCCCGTGCCGAGAGCAGCTGATGCAGCATCGGGTAAAGCCTTTCTGCCATAGCACAGACCAGACAGATCAACGACTCAGCGTCGATTGGATCCATCGGTTCCCGGCGGGTAGAGCGTCTCAGAGGGTTGTGACAACGCCGCTTCCACAATTCAACGCGGTTCGGGAATCGTTCCTTCAACCCCATCTGCTGGCTGGTCCAGAGCATGGCCTCCCCGCCATTGAGATCAAGGGCTTCGATGGTCAGCAGGAGCAGGTCGAGGCGCTCAACCCCCCGGCGGCTGAGCCGGGAGCCGCTTTGCGATGGAGCTTCAGTCATGGCTGCGATGATGCCAGGGGTCGTGCATCTGCGTCATCAAGCTTTGGACCTCGAGTCTCATATCCGAGCGATTCCTGATTTTCCCAAGCCGGGAATCCTGTTCCGTGACATTTCACCCCTGCTCAAGTCTCCGGACGCGTTTGCCGAGGCCCTGCGTCGACTCGGGGCGATCTGCACTGACCTGCAGCCGGATCTGATCGTGGGAATTGAGGCGCGAGGCTTTCTGGTCGGAGCTGCTCTTGCCCAGGCGCAAGGTCTGGGATTCGTACCCGTGCGAAAACCCGGCAAACTTCCAGGCGACGTGATCGGAATCGATTACGCCCTTGAGTACGGATCGGATCGCCTCGAAATCCAGAACGACGCATTGGCTGAGCAACCCTCGGTTCTGATCGTTGACGACCTCCTCGCCACTGGTGGCACCGCAGCAGCGACAGGTGAACTGGTGAAGCGTGCTGGAGGACGGCTGGCTGGATTTTCTTTTCTGATCGAATTGACTGGTCTGCAGGGGCGCAAGGCGCTTCCCGCCGATGTGCCCTGTCAGGCGCTGTTTGGCTATTCCTGAGTGTTTTGCCAGTCGAGGACCTGTTGGAGTTGCTCAAGGCTGAGCAGTCCGAAACTCCAGAGCACGATCGGTAGAGGTGCCTGTTCGAGTTCAGCCTGTCGCATCCCCAGATTCAGGGCATTCGTGCTCAGGCCGAGACGTCGCTGCAGAAACTGCTGCAGCGCCTCCGAGGGCATGGGCTGGGGATGACTGCAAACGACCATCGATCCCGGCTGTGGTCATGATCAGTTTGGCAACGGACTGAGAATCCGCAGTGGCCCGTTGGTCATTGCCCGAAGGCTCAGCCGCCTGAACAGCGCCAGTTTCTCCAGCAGCAGCAGGGCTGCGCTACGAAGTGGCAACAACGTCGGTTGGCGGTTTGAGAACAGCCTCACCAGCAGATCCGTTGCCAGGCTGACGAGAACGACATCAACCAGACGCCGGCTGGCATAACGACGGGCCTTGCTCCGGGCGGACTCCGATTGTCTCGCCAGCGCTGCAAGCGTTTCAACGTCTCGCCAACAGAGGTTGAGCCCCTGTCCACCGACCGGGTGGCAGCGGTGAGCAGCTTCTCCTAGCAACACACCCCGTCCCGATGACAGGCGGCGAGCCAGCATGAGTTGCTGCGGAAAGGCTGCGGGTTGATCAAGCAGCAGGTCTGGTTCGATGCCATCCGGCAACACCCCTGCGAGCTGGTCCAGAAAGGCAGCATTTGACAAAGCGGCACGCTGCTGACAAAGCTCCATGGGTGCGCTCCAAACCACCTGAAAACAGCCATTCGAGAGTGGCAGGACGGCAAGTGGTCCCTCCGGACGAAACAGCTCATAGGCCTTCCCTGAGGCGACACCGCGAAGTGCGACCTTGGCGGTGAGGCAGCCTTGCCGGTATCGGTGCAGCCATGTCCTGATCCCCCAGGCCTGTCGTGCCGGGGATGCAGGACCATCTGCAGCGATGACAAGGGCATTGTCATCAGGGCCTGGGGGCGGCGAACCCAGATGGAGCTGAACCTTGCGCTCAGAGCGCAGGCGGTGGAGCAAGACCTCCATCAGCGGGCGGTGGTCAAGGATCCAGCCGATGGCACCGTGGGCCCGAGAGGACGGATCAAGATCCTGAAGAGAGAACAGAACACGACGCTCGACGGCTGCGTCACTGAGATCGAGCTCCCGAAACGGAACAAGGGCAGGGAGAAGTTCAGTCCAGACGTTGAGCTTCTCGAGCAACCGCCTACTCGAATGGGTGATGGCATAGGCCCGGCTCCGAGCTTTCAGCTCTGCATCAGATTTGGGATCTGCAAGATCAACAGAGTGCCCAAGCTGGGAGAGCGCCAGCGCCATCAAGGCTCCGCTGGGGCCGGCACCAAGAATGTGAAAACTGGATGGAATGCTGGAGGCCATGCACGGAGTGTGACGGACCTCCAGCCCTGAGTGCGATGTCAGCCCAGGCCGAGCAGGCCATGGGTGAAGGCTTCACCACCCATTGCGAATTCGGTGGCCAGCAGAGCGATGAAGCCAAGCATCGCCATACGGCCATTGAGCTTTTCGGCACGGTCGTGGAAACCCCAGCCGCGTTCCGCTTCAACGACTTCCATGCGAGGTTCCGCGGCGAAGGCGTTCAGCCGTCCACCATCTTCTGTGGTGACTGTGGCGCCGCGGATCACAGGAGCTGAGGACGATTGGGTCATGACGCGGACTCGATTGGTTTACAAAGAACTGTAAACCAGGATTAAGAAATGTGTCCTGAGTGGTCAGCGTCGGGCCAGGCGCAGCTGGCAGAGCTCTTCAAAGGCTGGACGCAACAGGTACGGATAGTCGCCAACCCAGATCCGCAATCCCGGTAACCAGGCATCACTGAGAGCTCCAATCCTGGAGAAATCCTTGCGCTCGCTGAGCACCAGGCAACGGATGACGCTGCCTTCCCGAATCACCTGATGGCGCTTTTCCATCGGGAATGCCAAGCGACCCAGGTAGCCATCCTCATCCACCAGCTCCAGCAGCATCCAGGTGCGACGGTTCTCCACAAGCTCCAGCTCGCCACGCTGGTTGGCTTGCTCCCGGCTTCCCTCAACACGCTCACGTGTGCTCACGTCAGCGACTTCTCCTTCAAACAGCGCAGCCGATGGGTAGCGGCGCAGACCGGTGTTGCGCTGACTGGCCTGCAGGATCGGTCCCCAGAGCACATAAAGCAGAAACACCACGCCTGTCACAAGCCAGAACGGACCCCAGCGACTGGTCATCTGGCTCTGACTGATCAGCAGCGTGATCACGCCACCGATCGCTGCAATCATCACGCGCTGAAGAATGTCCCGCGGGGAGCCCAGGGACACCCGGAACTGATTGCCGGTGGCCACGGCAGGAATCAGCCGTTGCAGTTCTCCTGGTCGCAGGGGGATAAGCACAGAAACAACCCTCAGATCAGTCGCTCAAGGCCGTAAACCAGGGCTGAAAGAGAGCGCACCTTTCGAACCGTGAGCAGGACCCCGGGCATGTAGGCGGAGCGATCGATCGTGTCGTGTCGGAGGGTGTAGCTCTCTCCCGGTGCCCCGAACATCACTTCCTGGTGCGCCACCAAACCCGGCAGCCGAATCGAGTGAAGGCGCAGACCGCTCTCTCTGAGTCCGCCCCGGCAGCCAGGCAGGGACTCATGCTCTTCCAACTCGGGAGGATTGAAGCCTTTGCCCAGCTCCTCCATCAGTTCAGCCGTCTTGATGCAGGTGCCGCTGGGGGCATCCGCTTTGCGGTTGTGGTGAAGCTCCGTCAGTTCGGCATGGTCATAGAACCGTGCTGCCGCCGCTGCAGCCTGCTGGAGCAACACCATCCCGACGGAGAA from the Synechococcus sp. KORDI-100 genome contains:
- a CDS encoding photosystem II protein Y, which encodes MDFRIIAVVFPILLALSWAGYNIGRAALGQIQLALLDFKKNTSDR
- a CDS encoding response regulator, which gives rise to MSRTSMVWVVDDDPELRKMVGTYLLDQGYDVRCLCDVKQLEARLEIQRPDLLVLDLMMPGDDGLTALRRLRDAGDDLPVVMLTARGEAVDRIIGLEQGADDYLGKPFLPRELTARIEAVLRRRSAMPAGTPVAEGGQVNFGENVLDLSARTLFKDGVPVVITSGEFSLLASFVQHPHRPLSRDRLIELARGPGCDTDSRSMDVQISRVRKLVEPDPTRPRYIQTVWGYGYVFVPDGEPRSRK
- a CDS encoding DUF4335 domain-containing protein, with product MLKNSYRYEQTAARLVVEGYPDLSADQGNDSIGILSGWQLQLVAAPELEGTREHLEALMAVVMPYARHQLSGVGRRFETDQGFVVISPEGDRHQLELRSSRDGVEPLKLRIDDAELSDLVRVLDRLRLDQRVQLAWQLPADQPLARHELVERIPLQRRFGAPLLGGLALAVSALVAMVIPLPTIETPQPAVESAADSTETRSESTGSSDSNGKND
- a CDS encoding DUF3038 domain-containing protein → MTEAPSQSGSRLSRRGVERLDLLLLTIEALDLNGGEAMLWTSQQMGLKERFPNRVELWKRRCHNPLRRSTRREPMDPIDAESLICLVCAMAERLYPMLHQLLSAREPEQLTQQRWALLDERLRDLIEERMNPRRGAVVRLLDPLQSGALQRQMVNTLALVAGPGGIDRLRATLLDPTP
- a CDS encoding adenine phosphoribosyltransferase — its product is MAAMMPGVVHLRHQALDLESHIRAIPDFPKPGILFRDISPLLKSPDAFAEALRRLGAICTDLQPDLIVGIEARGFLVGAALAQAQGLGFVPVRKPGKLPGDVIGIDYALEYGSDRLEIQNDALAEQPSVLIVDDLLATGGTAAATGELVKRAGGRLAGFSFLIELTGLQGRKALPADVPCQALFGYS
- a CDS encoding DUF2949 domain-containing protein, translating into MVVCSHPQPMPSEALQQFLQRRLGLSTNALNLGMRQAELEQAPLPIVLWSFGLLSLEQLQQVLDWQNTQE
- a CDS encoding FAD-dependent monooxygenase, with product MASSIPSSFHILGAGPSGALMALALSQLGHSVDLADPKSDAELKARSRAYAITHSSRRLLEKLNVWTELLPALVPFRELDLSDAAVERRVLFSLQDLDPSSRAHGAIGWILDHRPLMEVLLHRLRSERKVQLHLGSPPPGPDDNALVIAADGPASPARQAWGIRTWLHRYRQGCLTAKVALRGVASGKAYELFRPEGPLAVLPLSNGCFQVVWSAPMELCQQRAALSNAAFLDQLAGVLPDGIEPDLLLDQPAAFPQQLMLARRLSSGRGVLLGEAAHRCHPVGGQGLNLCWRDVETLAALARQSESARSKARRYASRRLVDVVLVSLATDLLVRLFSNRQPTLLPLRSAALLLLEKLALFRRLSLRAMTNGPLRILSPLPN
- the dapB gene encoding 4-hydroxy-tetrahydrodipicolinate reductase, with the protein product MSSSVPVVVAGALGRMGAEVIKAVIGADDCTLAGAIDNTPGKEGSDVGLELGLGELEIAVTADFEGCLCAVSQSVRDNDGGAVLVDFTHPSVVYDHTRAAIAYGIHPVIGTTGLTPAQINDLQEFSAKASIGGAVIPNFSVGMVLLQQAAAAAARFYDHAELTELHHNRKADAPSGTCIKTAELMEELGKGFNPPELEEHESLPGCRGGLRESGLRLHSIRLPGLVAHQEVMFGAPGESYTLRHDTIDRSAYMPGVLLTVRKVRSLSALVYGLERLI